CTTTAAAtagccataacttttgattcgGAAAGAGTTacgggcctgtaatatatcaacacgAAACTTGTTTTGAGCTCTATAATAACAACTAACTTTGCTGGTTGCACCTGATTTGAAGGCCTAATTAAATCTATTTCAGTCTGTATTACATAGTTTtagtttacccaaatttagggtttttggtttttataattttaatcttgtttATGATCgtgctagactttattgagcccaattgacatattttcttttaatttaattagtgttttgggtagttatttaggtaatgggcttaggaagtttggaagtccattgggttatgggtagtttagggttaagttggcattgtactATATAAACTCACATTTTCATAATAAGTGGATCTTTTGGCCAACTTGCATAATTTTGCGTACTCTTGAACTATCAaacctttgaacttatcaagctttggTCTTATGGCATTCACCATTACGATTCCAAGGTTcgttcgattccatatcgattcgggtcaaGGGTCATTCAGTGACGAAACTGATTCAGTCAtaggaaaaatatcttcttgggCATTAGGTCTTAtgtcaaatcgtcaaggttcgcatcaataatgaaatattttattatcaaattctcCACTACCACTAGAATgaataatttgaatagaatagAAATAAAGTTTTTCTATCACCAACTTAAATTTAGTAAAGACAACAATAACATCAGATTTCCTAAACATAGGGTATAACCATGTATCTTGACTAAAGTCATCAACAatagattaataatatttaaatgaagaCAACAACGAGACTAGAGCAAGACCCCATAAATCAAGGTGAAGAAGCTCAAAATGGCTTCAAGCTATGTAAGCACGTTTGATAAAAGGGAGACGGTGAGTTTTACCAAGAGCACATACTTGAGAAATAGATGAAAGATCCTACGAACTATGAACTAGACTAGACATGGAGGCAAATACAATCTTGAGCACTTTAGAATATGGATAACCAAGATAGTGATGGCAAACATCAGATGAACTATGAACAAACAAATAGGTTGTAATAACATGAAATCCTAAGGTTGGGGACAATGAAACTAGGGTGAaaaaaggtagttttcaaaaccGAGGGGAATATAAGGATATTATCTGCTTTAATACCATGAAAAATTATGAGTTGTGTTCGAAATTAAATGAGTATTATTGACAAAATGTTGTagaatatatatcatattacaatataatttaaaataaaattttaatcctataaaatatgaaaaataatatacactaaattagaatcatattaaatcaaaatcagacCAAATCAAgatcaaatcatatcaaaatcaaatcaaataggaatatgtatattttatttaacaatgtgGAGATGGCAAAGAATAGGCCGGATATATCTTACTAGTGAGACTACTCTTGTTACAGGATTGGTAATGTGGACACATCATTTCCTCTAATAAGGagcaaaaagtaaataaatttgctttatgtattgtattatactAGTGATATCAATGACCACAGTATCAATCATTGAGGTAATTGTAGCTAAAACTCTATTATCATTTCAGTATTAAAAATGCGAAATAAAGACCATAGGAATCCAATAAGTAAAAATCAGCATCAATTTTTTCTTGTGTCGAGATAGCTTGCTCTGTATTTCATATGGTGGAATCATGATTCATGAAGCTGGGTAAATCTCACAGAAAATATGAATAGTCCATGTCAATCATTCACGCAGATAAGGCTCTGCTCCAGTTTCcacttcaagtgtatcatattaTCATTTCAACATCGCTAGTTATGATGACAATTGTATCTAACAATGCTACATATaccaaattcaacttttttcaaaactcaaattcgCTAGCTACCCAGAAATATAGTtgcatcttttttcttttaaatacgTGGAGGAAAGtactcaaacatatatatattttccaccAACTTTAGGCAAGAAAGCaaacatatattatttctttttccttggtTTCACATATCTTTCATAGTTTAGTCCAATTCCGTGTGTATTTCAAACAAACTTCCACTCACAATTGTCAAAACTGAAGTGAGGCCATAAATAAGCCTTCTTTTATTGCCTGCCAAACATAGTTAAAATACCTATCTCATCGGAGAAAATTATAGTGGGGAATTATTTACCAGGGATGTTTACCTTCCAAAAATGATTCTTGGATATTGAATAACGTCGCaatacaaacaaatatcaaattaatacaatgcGCACAAATTCTGATCAGCCTGACAATGTCTGTTACCTAAAAGTTAACCAACACAAAACAATTTAAGTATTCACACCGGGAGGTGTGGTTCGTCTTCTGTTAAACTTCCACCACTGTCGCCACCAGGTCCGCCATTATTACTATCGCAACCCGCCAATTCACCCAACAATTCCTTGGGGTTGGTGGCCGCCTCCTCTCCAACTAAAACTGCCACCACCTCCTTCATGGTAGGCCGCCTTTGCGGATCTGGATGGCAACAAGCCAAACCAAGTTTTAATATCAATTCCATCTCTTCCACTTCGTACTCTTCTCTAATCCTCCTATCCGCAGCCTCACAAATCCTTCCCTGCCCATAAAATTCTCTCACCCGATCAATCAGCAAGGCCTCCTCATCTGTCTCAGCAGTCATATCAATTGGCCTTCTTCCACAGGCCACCTCCAATATCACCACTCCAAAACTATACACATCGCTCGCTGAAGTGGGAGCCGAAACTGTTGCCAACTCCGGTGCTAAGTACCCCAAAGTGCCCACTACTCTAGTAGAGTTGGGTACTTCACCTTGTTGGTATAGTTTTGCGAGACCAAAATCTCCAAGACGGCCTCTCATTTCGGCGTCCAGCAAAATGTTGCCAGACTTGATGTCTCTGTGAAGTACTACTTGGTCCCAGCCATGGTGCAAATAGCTGAGTCCTTCAGCCACATCGGCAAGGACAAGGCGTCGTTGTTTCCAGCCTAACAGTTTCTTGGGTTTGTCAAAAATCCAGGTGTTGAGACTGCCATTGGGCATGAAATCATAAACAAGTAAAAGTTCATTGCCTTTTCTGCACCACCCTCGCATTTGGACTAGATTTTTATGTTGAAGCCGGCCCATACTTGAGATCTCTGCCATGAACTCTTTTAGGCCTTGTTTAGAGTCGTGGTTGACACATTTTACAGCTATTTCTGTGTTGTTAGGAAGAGTTCCCTTATACACTTTTCCAAATCCGCCAGAACCAAGAAGATGATCTTTAGAGAACCGGTTTGTGGCTTGACCAAGTTCCTCATAAGAAAACCTATGAGGCCAATATTCGAGTTCCCAATCTTCAATCTCGTCCTCTTCCAGGTCCTTCAGTATGTTCTTTCGCCAAAACAAGTAACCCCCAGATAAACAAATGACCACAAAAAAAACACAACCAATTACAATCCCAGCAATAGCACCAGCTgataatgaagatgaagatcGCAGAGAAAAAACCGGCAAATTAGTGGTGTTAATCTCTCTAGCAACCCCAGTGTCACTCAAACTCCAAGCAAGAACTCTTTGTGCCTCAATCCAATTAGTCGTCGATGCAGAAAATCCGACATACATCTCACTAGAAACATAATTAGCAATAGCCGGATCTTTATAATTCAGGCTAGGTCTAGACGGCTTAGAAACACCAACTGGTGCGACCGTGACATTAATCTCAAAGTTTTTACCATCAAATTCAATCCAAGCATGAATATTCTGCCCATTCTTCATATTGACAGGCACAAAAGACCCATTTGAAGAGTTATAGTACCTAGCTGGGGCAGTCTTAGCCGATTCAATGTTGTTGAGATCAATCCCGATGTGATTATCATCTGGGTCATTGAATTCAGGGTTTCGACCCGTATCAAATTCAACTGCCAGAAGTGGAGCCACAGTTGCAACAGTTGCATTTGTGAAAAGGCCAAAGTATTGACTAGCAATTGCACCAGGCGGAGATGTGAAGTTGGTGAGGACGAAACAAAGACCAAAGCCTGGACTTGAAGCGATCTCCGGCAACACTGAGAACACAAATGAAGTTGAGAAAGAAGTGATATTGGAGGAGTTGTCAGAGGGTTTCATTGTCAGTTTTGTTGGGTAATAAGCCCGACCGAAAGAGAATTGATTGGAATCGTTGGTGAGTCGCACCACGGACAAGTCAAGACGGGCATCGTTGATGAGAATAAGATCAGTGCCATTGGTAATGGTACCAAAAGAATTGTATAGAAAATTGACAGCAAAAgttggaaagaaaaaagaggtGATGATAAAGATGACCACAATGAATATCATCTGAGACGCGGAAGTGGAACAGCCGCTGGCGATGGTGAGGAAGAGAGGGGATGTTGGATGGCTGAGTGATTTGGTCAAGataattagatgaaaaaatagaatagaCTATACGGCATGGATTAATGACGCCAGGAGGACGGATTTGTATGTATGTTGACTTGACCGCAGGAATAGACAGCGGGTTTAAATCTGCGGTTTTTTTTCACTAGTGAaaatttagtgattaattttagggaaattatattaaatgtctattttattttttcattaagtaaaaatgtttatttttttatttttaagtaaaaatgtctattttttttatttttaagtaaaaatatcctaattttgtttttaaatatcaaaattatccttcaccacatctatataaatcctctcactcatttttattatacagatttttcatatcactcaaacactcactcacacttttatttttactcaatattaatTACTATGGATTCGTTCgattaaaaaaagtttgtatttctaaattctaaTTGAAAAAAGTCAGTccgtaaaaaaaaatatttatatgaatcttaactcaaaacttaattttatttattaaatttagtttgtataTTATGTAAAGcgggtatttgaatattatatgataatttagaggttaaataaaatgttagaaaaatatgaggggcattttgatattatacaatatataaaggatttaaacaacatgttaagaatatataagtatattttgatataagacaacacAAAAAGGTATTAAATAAagtgaaatgttataaaaatataaggggtattttgatattaaatattataagagcattataaatgaaatgttatgaatagatagatgcattttgatatgagacaacatacaagggtgttaaataaaatgttagataattatggagGCAAAatgaaatactaaaaaatatgggggtattttgatattacattatatatgaaggatttaaataataggttaagaataaaaagatgcattttgatacatgACAACATACAAAGATGTTAAATAAaaggttaaataattatagagggttaaatgaaattttaggaaaaatatgggagtattttgatattatattatatatgaaggatttaaataatatattaagaatagataaatatattttgatacaagacaacatatgagggtattaaatgaaatgttagataagtATGGAGggctaaataaaatgttagaaaaatataaggggtattttgatattaaacattgtaagaaccttttaaatgaaatgttaagaatagatgaatacattttgatacaagataacataaagtgatgttaaataaaatgttaaataattataaggggttaaaaaaatattagaaaaatataggggtatattaatattaaatattgtaagaacgttttaaatgaaatgttaagaatagatggatacattttgatacaaaataacatacaatgatgttaaataaaatattaaataattatagagggttaaaaaaatattaaaaaaatatgagggtattttgaaattaaacattgtaagaacgatttaaatgaaatgttaagaataaatggatgcattttgatacaagataatatacaagggtgttaaataaaatgttagataattatagggggttaaaaaatattagaaaaatatagagagtattttgatattaaacattgtaagaacgttttaaatgaaatgttaaaaatagatagatgtattttgatacaagataacatacaagactgttaaataaaatattaaataattataaggggttaaataaaatattagaaaaatatagggatattttgatattaaatattctAAGAAcgatttaaatgaaatgttaagaatagatggatgtattttgatacaagaaaacatacaagggtgttaaataaaagttatataattataggggttaaaaaaatattaaaaaaatatagagggtattttgatagtaaatattgtaataacgttttaaatgaaatgttaaaaatagatagatgcattttgatacaagataacatacaagggtataaaaaaaatgttaaataattataaggggttaaaaaaatattagaaaaatatgtgaggtattttgatattaatcattgtATGACTGTTTTAAATAGATATAGTAGATGAGactcacaaatgtcaatgcataggttcatccattctttcaCATTGAATTCTACCATATAATATATCAGGAACATGTCAATCCTCTTGGACGCTAATCAAAATAGTTACATTCACTAGAAGAAAGAATTATCTTGCCCCCATTCTCGATAGTCATTATCCGGAACGTCATTCtaatagaaatcgacgtccttCGTAAGGACAAAAT
This sequence is a window from Mangifera indica cultivar Alphonso chromosome 20, CATAS_Mindica_2.1, whole genome shotgun sequence. Protein-coding genes within it:
- the LOC123203929 gene encoding L-type lectin-domain containing receptor kinase S.1-like, yielding MIFIVVIFIITSFFFPTFAVNFLYNSFGTITNGTDLILINDARLDLSVVRLTNDSNQFSFGRAYYPTKLTMKPSDNSSNITSFSTSFVFSVLPEIASSPGFGLCFVLTNFTSPPGAIASQYFGLFTNATVATVAPLLAVEFDTGRNPEFNDPDDNHIGIDLNNIESAKTAPARYYNSSNGSFVPVNMKNGQNIHAWIEFDGKNFEINVTVAPVGVSKPSRPSLNYKDPAIANYVSSEMYVGFSASTTNWIEAQRVLAWSLSDTGVAREINTTNLPVFSLRSSSSLSAGAIAGIVIGCVFFVVICLSGGYLFWRKNILKDLEEDEIEDWELEYWPHRFSYEELGQATNRFSKDHLLGSGGFGKVYKGTLPNNTEIAVKCVNHDSKQGLKEFMAEISSMGRLQHKNLVQMRGWCRKGNELLLVYDFMPNGSLNTWIFDKPKKLLGWKQRRLVLADVAEGLSYLHHGWDQVVLHRDIKSGNILLDAEMRGRLGDFGLAKLYQQGEVPNSTRVVGTLGYLAPELATVSAPTSASDVYSFGVVILEVACGRRPIDMTAETDEEALLIDRVREFYGQGRICEAADRRIREEYEVEEMELILKLGLACCHPDPQRRPTMKEVVAVLVGEEAATNPKELLGELAGCDSNNGGPGGDSGGSLTEDEPHLPV